The window ctcaagttggcccaccaagtggttttatatgttttaatgatgtcttcacatgattttagatggtatggcccacctgagttccttatactgctgatttttgggatatcccataatttagaggggacccatcaaatgcacggtgttgatggttgacacacgtcacggtggggcccacacagctcgacctcacgggagcttatagtgaggtcgagcgcataataccttttcctatatatatatatatatatatatatagacacacacacacacgtgcgagAAGAGAGCAAATTGCATGTGCCCCGGCCAAAGAGATATACCTGCATGTGCCAgggatgtgtggagcccacagacatgtccgtgacaaatccactctgtccatccgtttttaaagaccacagtagataggaatctaaaaatcgatcatatccaaaactcaggtgggccataccacatgaaacagtgggattgaacgcctgagggacgcagaattttttttttttttttttttttatatttatctgagtggtaataaccatgtgaacggtttggatagcatataaacatcatggtcagctcccggaagatttcaacggtggacgttaccATTTTCACGGTTTCGTTTgtggtggcccactgagttttggatccgcttgatttttataatcctatcctattgtggtcttcAAAAACAGATGTCACGGACATcgatctctgtggaccccacgcaGTCCCAGGTACAGGTATATCTCTGTGGCTGggggcacatgcaatccgctctcGTACGAATAGGAATGGGACCTAAATCGTATAGCAACTGTTGTATGCAAACCGTACAATAATGTGACCACTGTGTTGTGTACGGTACATCCACTCCGAATATCAGGTGCCGAACATGATTTTACACGTTAAAATCGAAATTTAGCGTGATCcagaaattaggtgggccacaccacagagagTAATGGAGAGGGGACGCCAACCGTAGGTTGTATGAGGGGCCATCCAATTCGTTCGTCAGGTGCGCCTCACCAGAATTGAAAACTCAGGCTGGCCAGACCACTTGATCTGTGCTTTTACGTTTTTCACGTTGTGTGtcgtgtcccacctgagttttatatgGGGTTGATTGCGGAgatgtagggctgtcaacggcTTAGGTTCAGGTCGGGTCTTAAACTGCATATACCTACGGTAACTGGATTCGGATTTCTTGCCGGGTCCGGATCTTTTCATGTCCAAGTCTCATTCTTGAAGATTTGAACCTGGATTTGATCTGATCAAGATACCATAGGGTGCCCACCAGGTCTGTATATCTGTAGGTTCGTAGTTGGTTTGTGTCGAATAAGAGCATTTTCATGGAAAGGCCCACTTAATGGATGGCTTTAGATCACGCACATACATGCCACTTTGAGTACACGTACGTGATATGTAAATTTTCTCCCTTACCTTATTCCATTgttaaaataagcataataaatttaatattaaataatatcatcattaaaattaatCAGACCCGACTCAACCTGACCAGACCCGATTTGAACAGGGTCCCAGTCCATGAACCTGCACAAACCCAAAAGAAATTGGATTGAGACTCGTTAAAATCGGGTCGGGTCCATTAGGCATCCATTGGGCAGGCAcacgtgggtgggccccacaagacatGGGCAGTTgagctcatcaggtgggtcacacccaaaccaaataaatggatggttgaaaaaaaAGGACACtataatccaagtgggccacacttacacTAGTGGTAAATGATATGATACACACGTGTATAGTCATATCATGGTAGAGCGTCCTCTCCATGAGACATGTACCAAGTAGGGGATAGtggatcgggaccgtccatctcaTGGGTTCTACTATAGATGGTCAATGTCTTGAAAAGCACACATTTTGACTTATCGTGGCCATCCAATTAGAAGCCTTCAGACGGACGGTGAAAAGCTGAAGGAGTTAACAGTTGACATTCAAGTGGAAATGTGCAGGAAACTCATAGCTCCAAAATCACAACGGTTATTTCAGTTATTTTCTGTTCTCACAAGATGATCAAAATACCCCCTCTTCCGAACACTCACATTTGAATGGTAAATACAGGTGAGTGAGAGGGGCTTACTTTCTCTTCCAAACACTGACATTTGAATGGTAAATACAGGTGATTGAGAGGGGCAACAATCAAAGAGATTCAATGGCAAATCTTCATCTTAAGCTGTTGTTATTAATTCTAATATCCTTTTGCCATGAGACCCTGTCTATGAGTTGGTTTTGGACATCTCCTGAATCGAATCAGGACCGTCTGATGATTAACGGCTTCGCGCCCGAATTCTCCATGGAATCTCTCAATGATCCaaagtgacgcagggatgaacgtgatgaggataactaccccgaatccacggagcttctctggactcctcacagagacttctcgaatccacgaggaaaagaaagcagaaaatagaaataaattctaataaattcgaaattgattaattgatgaataaaaacgagttcacaaccctttaaatagggctaccaagcaatgggaaagaaattagaagcaaactacaactcaaactcttagaatccgcgacttactataaatagtaaacttactatttatagacggtcgtgatgtctactagtgcgcaaggttttcggccaaaaatagtaagtgtcctatttggcttcaccaaaccgttctcctaattattctaagctcttttcacgttgggcacaactcctaaagcccgacggatgaagagttataatcaaactaaaacttactatttatagtaaaaacgaaattaaaacagggaaacgaccgtcgatccaggggtttttcgcaattccgggctgcataacccggcatagccgggttggttggctaaagtagctcgttctaccccaaaatcatatattgtacgtcagataactcatttcggattacaagatacgcccgatttaaggtccgatggtctgaatcacttctgttgtcgaccgggccttttttaatccatcttggtcatgtaactgtccgcgactcgctctacatcagtctcctccacttcaaaagaactcgtccttgagttctcgtcatgctctgattcatgatactcggtcaggtccgtgacattgaaagtctgtgagattgccatgtcatctggaagatcaacaatatgagcgttatcattaatctttcggatgattgggacgggtccaatcttcttatttttcaacttgttgtatgtcctggtcggaaatctctctttgcgcagatggaccataacgcggtcgcccacctcgaacactttttgtcgccgatgcttgtccgcttattccttgtacttctcgtttgaggcatgtagcttggtttgcacttctgcatggatgcccatgatcttgtctgccatatgttctgctgcaatgctcgtgcacaGGTGCTTGGGTAAAGGGAcgaagtcaagtgtgtggcgaggcactcgtccgtatataatctggaatggtgatctcctgttgagcggttcaccatgttgttgaatgcaaactacGCTTGAGAGCAAGGCAAATCCCCctacttcgatttttctcctgaaatacggcgaaggaggtttcccaacgtgcgattcacaacttgaaACTGCCCATcagtgggtggtaagcactgctgaattgaagtcgtgtatcgaatcgattccataaagtccgccaaaagtggctaatgaacttcgtgtcacgatcggaagtaatggtcttggggaccccgtgtagccgaacgacctccctgaaaaataaattcgccacgtgtgttgcatcgagcgtcttcttgcatgggataaagtgcgccatctttgagaaacgatctaccaccacgaacaccgaatccatgccgcgttgtgttcgtgggagaccaagcacgaagtccattgataaatcctcccagggaccgtcaggcacaggtagcggggtgtagaggcccgtattctgagattgccccttggaggtctgacaaacatgacaacgttgtacggcttttcccacatcacgtactaactgcggccagtaataccgctcttccacaagagctcgcgtttTGTCTCGCCCCacgtgtccaccaaggccacccccatgcagctcctgaataatctgctccctcagagaactttgggggatgcacaatcgattccctttgaagagaaaattgttctgtatatgaaggtcactggggtgaccttcttgacacttcatccaagaacctttgaagtcctcatcctcggcatacaactccttgagacagtcgaagccgactacctcgttgctcattgtaactagtagtgatgcacgacggctaagtgcatcagccaccttgttctgctgccctgacttgtgcttcagaacgaacatgaatttctgtaaaaacgcaacccatctagcatgcacacgattcacgttagtctgactattaataaactttaatgcttgatggtcagtgtacaaaacaaactctctttgaatcagataatgccgccaatgtcgcagcgcctgatcaactgcgtacaactcaagctcataagtcgaccacttctttcgggcttcgctgagcttctcgctgtagaaggctaccggcctaccttcctgtgataatactcctccaattccgacgtatgaagcgtcacactcaacctcaaacaatttgtcgaaattaggaagcaccaagaccggtgttgtagacaaacgatgcttgatctcatgaaagctcttatcagctttatcggtccactggaacggtccttttatcatgcaatctgttataggcgcgactatggtgctaaaatctcgcacaaatcgacgatagaaagtcgccaacccgtgaaaactcctcacctcatgaatgtttgtcgggatcggccattccctaatagctcgcaccttttcatcgtccacacgaatgcctgtgggacgttacaacaaatcctagaaacaataggctgtcagttaaaaaactacacttcttcaaattgaggtacaacttgttaagttgtaggacctgtagcacctgcctgagatgtttcctgtgctccgcttcatcctggctatatatcaatatgtcatcaaaatatactaccacaaatcggccagtgaacggttttagaacttgattcattaaacgcataaaagtacttggtgcgttcgataggccgaagggcatgaccaaccactcatacaacccttccttggtcttgaatgccgttttccactcatcaccgggtcgaatacgaatctgatggtacccgctccttagatctagtttagagaacaccttggccccttctaacatatcgagcatgtcgtccaaccgtggtattggaaaccgatatttgatggtaattttgttgattgctcggctgtcgacacacatgcgccagcttccatctttttttggcgttaataatgctggtacggcacatgggctcatgctctctctcaagagacccttacggatcaattcctccacttgcccctgaagtatctcacactccttcggactcatccgataatgagggcgattgggcaggctagccccagggatgaggtctatgtgatgttggatgtccctcatggggggcaatccatcaggtaaatcctcaggccagacttctttgaattcgtttagcaacagtcttaaacttggagggatgtttaagggttcctcttcctcgccctttactattacggcgtatacctcgccagtttccttggattcctccatgaaatcccgaatggtcaagagggaactcccctccactttagaggcttcagggtggttctctggtgccataggggcaaggattatttttcgactatccttgacgaatacgtagacattatctcgtccccgatgggtcgcatcacggtccgactgccagggtcgaccgagtaacatatgacgagttttcatgtcgaccacgtcacaaagtatttgatccttataatttttaccaattgaaaacgagatagtgcattgttcagttaccttggcctcattcaccttttttatccaaccaATTGAGTACGAGGAAGAATGTTTCGTTGTTGGTAGCTACAACTTGtctaccatcactcttgagacacTGTTTTCGCTAATACCACTATCTATGATTACATcatagacctttccgttgacagtgtaccgagtacgaaatatattatgtcgctgtggatgtaattccttttgtGTGGCATATAGTAATCGCcttacaactagaaattcgccacgatccttgcCCATCACTTCATTGCCatctgctatttcttcagtggtttgttcatgttcatcaaagtcatGGTTTTCTTCTGCAGCCTTATCTTCattgcccccttcgtttatagtcaagtgtgttgtgggacgttgaggacaagtgtttgataagtggcctggttggccacggCGGTAATAATTAtttgaccttggccgagcataaggatttaaAATCCTACTTGGGCttgctgttgtgggtgctacacgttgaggtctggatgagccgctccccgtatcatggtttgcggttgtaggaggttgaggacgttaacctactggatcttttccttatgccagcactggatcctacgtgggacccaccatggggggtcaagttgaaggatatggacgagcggggagctcttgcaagttgtgtttatgccctacccgccaattgagctgcttcatccacggtccctactgggtacatctgaactcgatcctgaatatCGGTcgacccacctataaatcgtgccaccttatGTGACTCAGTTcggacagatcgtttcgtgtagccaaccgttgaaattcttcagtatAATCTGTGTGTATGGCTCCTTAGCCataattttgatatttttggaataatatctgctcataatcggGAGAAATCATGATTGAAGAAGACATCTCATCCGTGGCCGTGATGAGATgcgcgccttgttctggcgagctcgtgagagttttaattgttcccaccatgcagaagcaccagattttaatttaaatgctaccaattttacccttttatgatttggcacatccatataatcaaaatatctttctacttcggctagccaatcgagaaaatcttctatacgtaataaaccgttaaaactaggaagttcaaccttacctcgatagtctctttcaacacgatatagatgatcacctccatggattggtcgtcgagcaaaaccctcattaaggtcttcgtcgctaaaacttgaatcatctggtgtagccctacggtttgccactggtagtgctctatgaaAATGGGGGTTGCAATGTACAACAATtatgggtggtggagcaaccaaaggtggtggagcaccgcctaaggctcggggcggaagtagcgcatccgtaaGACGGTCAAGAGTTGCCTACAGCCCTTGCaaggtcaactgactctcccggtggaaagcttccattctttccgaaagataacgaatccttggatcaccatccacaggattttgattcataccttcattgtttgccatcggcccgaggggaatccttgctttgatactaattgacgtagggatgagCGTGATGAGGATaaatactccgaatccacggagcttctctggactcctcacagagacttctcgaatccacgaggaaagaaagtagaaaaatagaaataaattctaataaattcgaaattgattaattgatgaataaaaacgagttcacaaccctttaaatagggctaccaagcaatgggaaagaaattagaagcaaactacaactcaaactcttagaatccgcgacttactataaatagtaaacttactatttatagacggtcgtgatgtctactagtgcgcaaggttttcggccaaaaatagtaagtgtcctatttggcttcaccaaaccgttctcctaattattctaagctcttttcacgttgggcacaactcctaaagcccgacggatgaagagttataatcaaactaaaacttactatttatagtaaaaacgaaattaaaacagggaaacgaccatcaatccaggggtttttcgcaattccgggctacgcaacccggcgtagctgggttggttggcttcagtagctcgttctaccccaaaatcatatattttacgtcagataactcattccggattgcaagatacgcccgatttaaggttcgatggtctgaatcacttctgtcgtcgaccgggccttttctgatccatcttggccatgtaattgtctgcgacccgctctacatcacaaagGGAACAAAATTAGTAGAAAATGCGAGGCGAAAATTGATTTCTCCTAATTCATGCTGGCAAAATGCTTACATGAGTCTCTTCGCCGGTTGTTCTGAGATCATCGCCGACAAGGAGAAGCAATCTAGGCTTGCTTGGTACCTCAGTGACTGCTTTCAGAAGGAATCTGGGCGGCCCGCTTTCCCTGCTTGCAGTTCAGAGACTCCCATTTTGAAATGTCTGAAGAATTTGGATGAGTTCGCGCATAAAATCTATCTTGAGTTCTTCCTTGAAACGAATTCCATTTGCCATCAATTACAGTAAGCAAAGTAtttcaaagctttcaatttaGTACCCTTGGGCCCATGGTTTGTTAATTGGGACCATTGATCTGATCAGGCCAATGTCTGGAGGATGCCCAAAAAACCTGCCAGATTGTGGGcttagatcaatggtctggatcatagaACAAGGGCCCCATCAAATTAATTTCAACGACAGGGAAGTCGTCTAAAAATTTCGATTGGAATGGAGTTTGGTTTCCTTTCTGTTCTACTAATCGAGTGAATTGTGATTTGGGTTTTGCAGGACTGATGCATTCAAGCATGAAACAGAGAGATTGGTCAATGAGCTGAAGCAATCAGCCCAGTTCGCGGAGGACAAGCTGGGAACCATTGAAGAAAAATCTGAGTTGTTGTTACAAAGCTCTGACCAGATCCAGAATTCACTAACTTCGATTGATCATCGGACCCAGCAAGTGGCCAAGACATCGGAAGACGTCGGAGAGCGAATCCACAATGTGTTAGAGCATTCAAAGGCTATCTTCGAGCATTCGAAGGGaatccaagcttcccaagctgAGCTACAAGAAGGGCAGCTAGAGATGAAGGCAAAAATGGAGGCGGGCATGGCACTTCTTATTGAGTCGTACGATAGTCTGGACCATGGGATTGAGAAACTGAGGATGGAGGCTGtggaaatagagagggagatcAATGAAGTAGGagattcaatgacattgaagatgcAGAGCTTACAAAGCAAGGCAGACGAAATTGGGAGCGTCGCTGAGATTTCATTGGACAAACATAAAGAGCTTCTTGATGGACAATCTATTGCTCTTGAAGGCCTTGATTTTCTAACAAAATTTCAGTCTCAAGCACTGGAAGAAAGCAGGTGAGAGTTCAAATCAATCCCTTTTGGCATGTGCACATGAGATCAAGGCCGTTCATCTGTTGGGCCTACCATGTATGTGCAGTGGACCAATAATCAGGTTGGCTTTGATCGCGAAATTGAGTAGCGTTTATGTTCCATGTACACCTGTGGCTGACCTGATAACAGGACTCCCCTGATTTTTTAGGCCACAATAcactcatggtgtggtccaccagcgaAATGGTCGGATAATCTTCGACACGTACATGCTGATCATCATGTATAGAAGCAGTCTCAGTAGGGCTCCACTAAAATCCTGTCCATTGAATGGTAATCTTCTTGACTAATCGATTTTGGAATTGCAGGGCCACTCTCCAGAAATTAGCTGATTTCGGTCATAAGCAACAAGAGGAGCTTCTCAGGAGGCAAGATCAGATTCAACAAGTTCATGATCATCTGATTCAAAATTCGCAATCGATATTGGCAGCTCAGGTGTCAAATTATCCCATATGATCAAACATGGTGTATCTGTGCGGtgcatcaggtggaccgcaccaggTTAGATGGCCCGAGCCAAAAGAATCAAGCGGTCCGAATCATCAAGTGGACAGCCTATGTAGAAGACGACCGTTCCTTTTAGGCCAGGTCATCTATGcccagtaggccccacctgatgcaaaatagcaaaattcttgCTTAACACTGCATTTTCATTTCATAGGAAGAATTCGAATCGAAGCAGGCTACAATCTTTGCTGCTCTAGACAAGCTCTTTATATTGCACAATGCCATTTTGCTCGAGTCACGTTTCATCAAGACGTTCTTCTTCTATGCTTGCGTGATTTTTAGCGTTTATATGCTAACAAGCGCAAAGCAAACATCTGCTGCCAGAGCCCACATTTATCTAAGTATGATTTTCTAATTGGTGTTTCAGAGATGATTAGAAATTTTCATAGACTTGGGTTGATTACTATATGTAACTGTAAATGATCGGATTTGATTTTCAGGCATATGCTTCACATTCATGGTCGAATTCGCACTAGTTCGGCTCGGGCCCAGCGATCTTGATCAGCAATTCGCAGTACATTCAAAAATATTCTGGACGAGATCTTCATTTCTATTGGCTGCCTCTATTCAGATTCTATACTCCATTTTCACTTACAGGTGATTGCTACTTGCATATATTGTCTGATACAACCCAGTCTATACTGTGGGACCCATGATTCTGCGATCCAGACCGTTGTTCTGATGGGCACCATAAGGGATGGATACCCCAAATGACTTATTCCTCAACTGTCTATTTTTTAGGCCATTATCTGAGTTTTAGGATCTTGCAATGTGGAAGATTTTTGCGGCATTCCAGTTTGGTAGTGGAGCCCATTAGATCAACCATCTAGACCGTTAAACCATGGGCTACATTTGTATGGACACATTGGGACCCTATATTTTGTGTGGTGCAATGAACTAATCCATGTTGATAGCTTAAATCAACCAGGGATTATGAGGTCTTAAACCATCAGATGCTACTGACTTTAACAGAGAAGTTCAAAGCAATGGAAGCAAACACAGGTATAGATCTTAAGCTTTCTCAATCAAGGATGATTAGACTTATAGAAAATCAAATCAAAACTTATTACTAACTGCTGTTTTCTATATGTGGCCCAGGCAAAAATTTCTTATCCTTGAGCATGGAGGATGATATCCACTTATCATCATGGATTGACTCAGATCTAGCAGAATCTGTTGTAGATTACAATGACAATGACAATCGCAACATTAGATCGCCGGAGGAAGTTGCAGAGAATTCGATCACAGCCACTTCATTTTCAAGAAGATATGATCTGCGCCCTCGCCTTCATAAATGAACTTTTGCCATTCACAGGTAGCATACACCATGAAAATGTCCTGCACAAAAAAATTAGATTGGTCCACTGATGAAGCATATCACATTTGTATGAGGAAAATGGGCATACTCACAGTGGCTATTGcctaatgaatggtccagattgattGCAAGTATGTCACTCAATGGTGAGAAAGAGACTAATGTAATGATAGCTGTGATGTGGGGCCCGGATTCTATCAAAACCCTGTCAGGAGAGCATTGGATTCGCGAGTAATTACAAAATTTTGTGATGAAATATATATAGATGTGGATACATTGAATTTGTGAGTAAttacaaatttttatttattaatttagtgtggatgatgtatttatttattaattttgtgATGAAATATACATGGACATGGATAACATTGGAggattgttttattttattttatttatttattgagtaCTGTATATTCAAATATTCCACAACTAGGATCATCCAACATGGGCAAATTTTATTGGAAGCATTGGCCATCCATCATAGGTCCGTCTTATTAATTGAGTGGATCTACTAAGGATGGGCCTCACTTGTAGTTTTCATTTGTACAAGCATGAGAAGTTCATGGAGCTTCTTTTTAATCACTGTTCTTATTTTAGTTACAAGGGATGATGTTGGTACAAGTTGTGTATTGTGTTTTGATCGGTTTATCAGTGCTGTAATTTTTTCTATATATGAAAATCTTATATTAAGATAATTAAGAGATATTGGAGCAAACCATTAAAAGATTGAGGTAAGATgtaattcttttatttattttttatattgtaATTCAATACAAACTGAACTAGAAATAGCATTTTGAACTTTATCTAGTTAAATAATTGTATGTAAAATTATTATGttttggtccttttttttttgcttgcaTTATCAGT of the Magnolia sinica isolate HGM2019 chromosome 7, MsV1, whole genome shotgun sequence genome contains:
- the LOC131250694 gene encoding protein GAMETE EXPRESSED 1; the protein is MIEEDISSVAVMRCAPCSGELGTKLVENARRKLISPNSCWQNAYMSLFAGCSEIIADKEKQSRLAWYLSDCFQKESGRPAFPACSSETPILKCLKNLDEFAHKIYLEFFLETNSICHQLQTDAFKHETERLVNELKQSAQFAEDKLGTIEEKSELLLQSSDQIQNSLTSIDHRTQQVAKTSEDVGERIHNVLEHSKAIFEHSKGIQASQAELQEGQLEMKAKMEAGMALLIESYDSLDHGIEKLRMEAVEIEREINEVGDSMTLKMQSLQSKADEIGSVAEISLDKHKELLDGQSIALEGLDFLTKFQSQALEESRATLQKLADFGHKQQEELLRRQDQIQQVHDHLIQNSQSILAAQEEFESKQATIFAALDKLFILHNAILLESRFIKTFFFYACVIFSVYMLTSAKQTSAARAHIYLSICFTFMVEFALVRLGPSDLDQQFAVHSKIFWTRSSFLLAASIQILYSIFTYRDYEVLNHQMLLTLTEKFKAMEANTGKNFLSLSMEDDIHLSSWIDSDLAESVVDYNDNDNRNIRSPEEVAENSITATSFSRRYDLRPRLHK